A part of Maridesulfovibrio hydrothermalis AM13 = DSM 14728 genomic DNA contains:
- a CDS encoding helix-turn-helix domain-containing protein, translated as MSNNEAYKEIAPRLQGLRDAMDMSIEELAEKTGVTAEKAALYESGTVEIPVSYLMDVAHLCGVSLTVLISGNEAYLKNYALVRKGKGLNVDRRKDYDYKNLAATFVGRRMEPFMVNVPPKEVADMNFTTHRGQEFIYVLEGRLELRLDKSVVELEVGDSLYFDSNTPHALRGLDGKSARMLDVIL; from the coding sequence ATGAGTAATAATGAGGCATACAAAGAAATTGCACCTAGACTACAAGGTCTGCGTGATGCAATGGACATGAGCATTGAAGAGCTGGCTGAAAAGACAGGCGTTACAGCTGAAAAAGCCGCTCTGTACGAATCCGGCACAGTAGAAATTCCGGTCAGCTACCTCATGGATGTGGCTCACCTTTGCGGAGTAAGTCTTACTGTGCTGATTTCCGGCAATGAAGCATACCTCAAAAACTACGCTTTGGTACGCAAGGGTAAAGGTCTTAACGTGGACCGCCGCAAGGACTACGACTACAAGAACCTTGCAGCCACCTTTGTTGGACGCCGGATGGAGCCTTTTATGGTCAATGTCCCTCCTAAGGAAGTGGCTGACATGAACTTCACTACCCATCGCGGTCAGGAATTTATTTATGTGCTTGAAGGCCGGCTGGAACTTAGACTTGATAAGAGTGTGGTCGAACTTGAAGTAGGAGATTCCCTCTATTTTGATTCCAATACTCCTCACGCCCTGCGCGGTTTAGACGGCAAGTCCGCCCGTATGCTGGACGTCATTCTCTAG
- a CDS encoding helix-turn-helix domain-containing protein produces MTKAKVGQRIKTFREKQGVSLEEFSERTGLGLEFLDAVEEKDKYPSLGPLLKIARALGVRLGTFLDDQVSKDPLITRLGERQEEFTMHSDKEKVASMKYFSLGKGKSDRHMEPFFIEIQPEDGEHKMTSHEGEEFIIVVSGKLDVVYGKEKSTLGVGDSVYFNSVVPHYVAAANGEKCDIYAVLYFPE; encoded by the coding sequence ATGACCAAAGCAAAAGTAGGACAGCGGATTAAAACTTTCAGAGAAAAACAGGGTGTCAGCCTTGAAGAATTTTCCGAACGCACCGGACTTGGACTTGAATTTCTTGATGCAGTCGAAGAAAAAGACAAATACCCCTCACTGGGACCGCTGCTCAAAATTGCTAGAGCTTTAGGCGTAAGACTTGGAACTTTCCTTGATGATCAGGTCAGCAAAGATCCGCTCATTACCCGCCTTGGTGAACGTCAGGAAGAATTCACCATGCATTCCGATAAAGAAAAAGTTGCTTCCATGAAGTATTTTTCTCTGGGAAAGGGCAAAAGCGACCGCCATATGGAACCGTTCTTCATTGAGATTCAGCCTGAAGACGGTGAACACAAAATGACTTCTCACGAAGGCGAGGAGTTTATTATAGTTGTTTCCGGTAAACTTGATGTTGTCTACGGCAAGGAGAAAAGCACTCTTGGAGTAGGCGACAGTGTATATTTCAATTCTGTTGTTCCGCATTATGTAGCCGCTGCAAACGGTGAGAAGTGTGATATTTACGCAGTACTTTATTTTCCGGAATAG
- a CDS encoding AMP-binding protein: protein MQKQNFKTNEDFYANYKTEVPADFNFAFDVVDKIAAEDPRRTAMIHIGPTGTRVEKDFEFFSTESSRFANGLAAAGIGKGDRIMIILYRRIDWWVAMLACHKVGAVPVPSPNLLTVKDIEFRVNFARIKGIIAEDSVADRAEEARKNCPSLEVLVQAGESDAAAGWLDLETVCAESSDSFPRPADCACGDDSLLIFFSSGTTGPPKMVEHTHNYPLGHYTTGAYWHDLNPGDVHLTLADTGWGKAVWGKYYGQWMAGAVVFVWDFRGKFDPSELLAVLADHKVTSFCAPPTVYRFMIREDLSKYDLSALRHCTTAGELLNASVYEAWKEATGLPLYEGYGQTESVLQIATFPNMTPKPGSIGKPCPGWEIVLIDTEGNLCAAGEEGQICVKLDPRPVGLFTGYLDEPQKTENVMVDGYYQTGDKAWMDEDGYYWFLGRTDDLIKSSGYRIGPFEVESALITHDAIVEAAVTGVPCDVRGQAVKATVVLASGYEAGEELTRELQNHVKKVTAPYKYPRVIDYVAELPKTISGKIKRAEIRARDEADAKA, encoded by the coding sequence ATGCAAAAACAGAATTTCAAAACAAATGAAGATTTTTACGCCAACTATAAGACCGAAGTTCCTGCTGATTTTAACTTTGCCTTTGATGTAGTAGACAAAATAGCTGCCGAAGACCCCCGCCGGACGGCAATGATACACATCGGCCCGACCGGAACCCGTGTTGAAAAGGATTTCGAATTCTTTTCAACAGAATCTTCACGGTTTGCCAACGGACTCGCCGCTGCCGGAATAGGTAAAGGCGACCGGATCATGATCATCCTTTACCGCCGTATTGACTGGTGGGTGGCTATGCTCGCGTGTCATAAAGTGGGTGCTGTTCCGGTTCCTTCTCCCAATCTGCTGACTGTTAAGGACATTGAGTTCCGTGTTAATTTTGCCAGGATCAAAGGCATCATCGCCGAGGATTCTGTTGCTGACCGGGCTGAGGAAGCACGCAAAAACTGTCCGTCTCTTGAGGTTCTCGTTCAAGCCGGTGAAAGCGATGCTGCTGCGGGATGGCTTGATCTCGAAACTGTTTGCGCAGAATCTTCAGACTCTTTTCCCCGCCCGGCTGACTGTGCCTGCGGAGATGATTCTCTGCTTATCTTTTTCTCTTCGGGTACGACCGGTCCGCCCAAGATGGTAGAACATACTCATAACTATCCATTAGGGCATTATACCACCGGCGCATATTGGCATGACCTGAATCCCGGCGATGTTCATCTCACCCTTGCCGATACTGGCTGGGGTAAGGCTGTATGGGGTAAATATTATGGTCAGTGGATGGCCGGAGCTGTCGTTTTTGTATGGGATTTCCGCGGCAAATTCGACCCGTCAGAACTGCTTGCCGTACTTGCCGATCACAAAGTGACATCTTTTTGTGCACCGCCTACAGTATACCGTTTTATGATCCGTGAAGATCTCTCGAAATACGATCTTTCTGCTCTGAGACATTGCACAACGGCCGGAGAGCTGCTCAATGCCTCTGTTTATGAGGCATGGAAGGAGGCGACAGGGCTACCGCTTTACGAAGGTTATGGTCAGACGGAATCTGTCCTGCAAATTGCAACTTTCCCAAATATGACTCCTAAGCCCGGTTCCATCGGCAAACCCTGTCCCGGCTGGGAGATTGTACTTATCGATACCGAAGGCAATCTCTGTGCGGCCGGTGAAGAAGGGCAGATCTGCGTCAAGCTTGATCCCCGTCCCGTAGGACTTTTCACCGGATATCTCGATGAGCCTCAGAAAACTGAGAATGTCATGGTCGACGGTTATTATCAGACCGGCGACAAAGCATGGATGGATGAAGACGGCTACTACTGGTTTCTCGGACGGACTGATGATCTTATCAAAAGTTCCGGCTACCGTATCGGACCTTTCGAGGTAGAATCCGCGCTCATCACTCATGATGCCATTGTAGAAGCAGCAGTTACCGGTGTGCCTTGTGACGTGCGCGGTCAGGCTGTAAAAGCCACAGTGGTTCTAGCCTCCGGTTATGAAGCTGGTGAAGAGCTGACCAGAGAACTTCAGAATCATGTAAAGAAGGTCACAGCACCTTACAAATACCCCAGAGTCATTGATTACGTCGCTGAGCTGCCCAAAACAATAAGCGGCAAAATCAAACGCGCTGAAATCCGTGCCAGGGACGAAGCTGACGCTAAAGCATAA
- a CDS encoding tetratricopeptide repeat protein, protein MAPAEQATDRKKIQGVFSSQNVQKIGTGTTVRRTISKMYWMAKELDDGTVEVQALNTSYIPAGPKSTVPLEEFLSKYSPEPEFYVSTVFPKMKELNSTIERGEKARQAGATYSAEFEFQNAVSVDEDNVKANFGLGLTYMERGETNKANDIFERLVKLDAAFQTEHKHLFNEFGINLRKTGMQDQALDYYERALEMTKQDENLHYNIARAYFEKGMLDKCADHLTKALAINKDHPEAGKFLEFVKKAQQA, encoded by the coding sequence ATGGCCCCTGCAGAACAAGCGACTGACAGAAAAAAAATACAGGGAGTTTTCTCCAGCCAGAATGTTCAGAAAATCGGAACAGGTACAACTGTCCGTAGAACAATCAGCAAGATGTACTGGATGGCGAAAGAACTTGATGACGGAACAGTAGAAGTGCAGGCTCTTAACACCAGTTATATTCCTGCCGGTCCTAAATCGACTGTTCCCTTGGAAGAATTCCTTTCAAAATATTCTCCAGAACCTGAATTTTATGTATCAACCGTTTTTCCCAAAATGAAAGAGCTTAACAGCACCATTGAGCGCGGTGAAAAAGCAAGACAAGCCGGAGCAACCTACAGCGCCGAGTTTGAATTTCAAAATGCAGTCAGCGTTGATGAAGATAATGTAAAAGCAAATTTCGGTCTGGGCCTTACCTATATGGAACGGGGCGAAACAAACAAGGCCAACGATATTTTTGAAAGACTGGTCAAACTAGATGCAGCCTTCCAAACCGAGCACAAGCATCTTTTCAATGAATTCGGCATCAACCTGCGCAAGACCGGAATGCAGGATCAGGCTCTTGATTATTATGAACGCGCACTTGAAATGACCAAGCAGGATGAAAATCTGCACTACAACATCGCCAGAGCTTACTTTGAAAAAGGAATGCTCGATAAGTGTGCTGATCACCTGACCAAGGCTCTCGCGATTAATAAAGATCATCCTGAAGCAGGAAAATTTCTGGAATTCGTCAAAAAGGCCCAGCAGGCATAG
- the hflC gene encoding protease modulator HflC, with product MSLLKKASAPLAILIIIVVLGIAQSAYIVKQTEQAIVLQLGKPKSGPMGPGLHFKLPFVQNVIYFDSRLLEYDARPAEILTKDKKNMVVDNYSKWRISDPLEFYRTVRSIPRAQARLDDIIYAELRVALGRYSLIEIISSDRTSIMTEVTETSNKLLSPYGIEVLDVRIKRTDLPPENARAIYGRMRAERERMAKQYRSQGSEAAARITAQADKERAITLADADLKAEILRGEGEGIATKIYADSFGKDPRFYEFKKSLEAYEKGFKKDTRIILSQDNPFLKYMK from the coding sequence ATGAGTTTACTCAAAAAAGCTTCCGCTCCCCTGGCAATACTTATTATTATTGTCGTACTGGGGATTGCTCAAAGTGCATACATTGTAAAACAGACCGAGCAGGCAATTGTATTGCAGCTTGGTAAACCTAAATCCGGACCTATGGGACCGGGGCTTCATTTCAAGCTCCCCTTCGTCCAGAACGTGATCTATTTTGATTCACGTCTGCTGGAATACGATGCCCGTCCGGCTGAAATTCTGACCAAAGATAAAAAGAACATGGTTGTGGATAACTACTCCAAATGGCGCATCAGCGATCCTTTAGAGTTCTACCGTACCGTTCGTTCCATCCCGCGCGCTCAGGCTCGTCTGGATGATATTATCTATGCAGAACTTCGTGTAGCCCTCGGTCGCTACTCATTAATTGAGATTATCTCAAGTGACCGTACCTCGATTATGACCGAAGTTACTGAAACTTCGAACAAGCTGCTTTCACCTTACGGAATCGAAGTTCTTGATGTACGCATCAAACGTACCGACCTTCCGCCTGAAAACGCCCGTGCTATTTACGGACGTATGAGGGCTGAGCGTGAACGCATGGCTAAGCAGTATCGTTCTCAAGGTAGCGAGGCTGCAGCCCGCATCACAGCGCAGGCTGATAAAGAAAGAGCAATCACACTCGCGGATGCCGATCTTAAAGCAGAAATTCTGCGCGGTGAAGGTGAAGGGATTGCAACAAAAATATATGCAGACAGCTTCGGCAAAGATCCGAGGTTCTATGAATTCAAGAAGTCGCTTGAAGCCTATGAAAAAGGATTCAAGAAGGACACAAGGATTATCCTTTCACAGGACAACCCGTTCTTGAAATATATGAAATAA
- the rnhA gene encoding ribonuclease HI — MSNKKITIYTDGSCLGNPGRGGYGAVLLFNEHTKELSQGYKRTTNNRMEMRAVIAALTELQEPCDVTLYTDSQYVKNAFTKKWIDNWQKNGWKTAAKKPVKNKDLWLQFIPLLEKHNVEFRWVKGHSGDKYNEICDDLARNAASSSELIDDEEI; from the coding sequence ATGTCCAATAAAAAGATTACCATCTACACTGACGGCTCCTGTCTGGGCAATCCCGGACGAGGCGGCTACGGTGCTGTTCTACTCTTCAACGAACACACCAAAGAGCTTTCACAGGGGTACAAACGCACCACAAACAACCGTATGGAAATGCGGGCCGTAATCGCAGCGCTCACTGAACTTCAAGAGCCATGCGACGTAACCCTTTACACAGATTCACAATACGTTAAAAACGCCTTCACCAAAAAGTGGATCGACAACTGGCAGAAAAACGGCTGGAAAACCGCCGCCAAGAAACCAGTCAAAAACAAAGATCTCTGGCTGCAGTTCATACCGCTGCTTGAAAAGCACAATGTGGAATTCCGCTGGGTCAAAGGACATTCCGGCGACAAATACAACGAAATCTGCGACGACCTCGCACGCAATGCGGCCTCGTCCAGTGAACTGATTGATGATGAAGAAATTTAG
- a CDS encoding TPM domain-containing protein codes for MAFTFSPQGKTGKEKFLRMIGMFVIFGIVAWAFWMNNQSTLEKIQARNALWDQTKVLSNSERDYIQGFIRSMRNEYGVKVRIQIMTERISDQPVNSNELYIGLAPVYDEVVMIFPGLVRHALGPKFISDLENEHFTGHFSDDKWPTALMTTLSMIWGRLSSVESSQPAAPTYEDDYGNMTDPESTGHKE; via the coding sequence ATGGCTTTTACATTTTCCCCGCAAGGCAAGACCGGCAAAGAAAAATTCCTGAGAATGATCGGGATGTTTGTAATTTTCGGAATCGTAGCATGGGCGTTCTGGATGAACAACCAGTCCACCCTCGAAAAAATACAGGCTAGAAACGCCCTTTGGGACCAGACCAAAGTACTAAGCAACTCTGAGCGGGATTATATACAGGGCTTTATCAGAAGCATGCGTAATGAGTACGGAGTAAAAGTTAGAATCCAGATTATGACTGAGCGGATTTCCGACCAGCCGGTGAACTCCAACGAGCTTTATATCGGCCTTGCTCCGGTCTATGATGAAGTTGTGATGATATTTCCCGGTCTGGTACGCCATGCTTTAGGCCCGAAATTCATCTCTGACCTCGAAAATGAACACTTCACAGGTCACTTTTCTGATGATAAATGGCCCACGGCGCTCATGACAACCCTGTCCATGATCTGGGGAAGGCTGAGCAGTGTTGAATCATCTCAGCCGGCTGCCCCAACCTATGAAGACGACTACGGCAATATGACCGATCCAGAATCAACAGGTCACAAAGAATAA
- a CDS encoding phosphomannomutase/phosphoglucomutase translates to MKDINSEIFRAYDIRGIVGQDFDEEWVENLGRSCGTWFLSKGWNRAVVGHDCRHSSPAYQAAITRGLNASGVDVLFLNLVPSPVLYFAARKLNYKAGVMITASHNPPEFNGFKIWGNDTTIHTDDIQQICQIMKSGNFAEGSGIASHHDIVPYYIEDLLSGIKIKRPVKIVLDGGNGAGGHIALKLLRQAGAEVIPLYCTPDGDFPNHHPDPVVEAYMGDLLKAVVEHGAEAGIGLDGDADRIGAVDENGRLMPGDRLLAIYAREMLSRKPGETVVADVKCSHLLFEDIEKHGGRQIMARTGHSIMKAKMAETGAGLGGEMSGHIFFADRFYGFDDGIYSALRLIEILAHEKQPLSKMLSDWPETFFTPELRIDCPEKIKFELVEKAAQRLAEEYNVIDIDGVRVVFEDGWALVRASNTQAALTLRFEASSAKRMEEIKGIIESLLDKLTHELTG, encoded by the coding sequence ATGAAAGATATTAACAGCGAAATTTTCAGAGCCTATGATATCCGTGGCATAGTTGGTCAGGATTTCGATGAAGAGTGGGTGGAAAATCTAGGCCGGTCCTGCGGCACATGGTTTCTGTCCAAGGGCTGGAACCGCGCAGTGGTGGGCCATGATTGCAGACACAGCTCCCCGGCCTATCAGGCTGCTATTACCAGAGGGCTTAATGCAAGCGGAGTGGATGTTCTTTTTCTGAACCTTGTTCCCAGTCCCGTGTTATATTTTGCGGCCAGAAAGCTGAACTACAAAGCCGGAGTGATGATAACGGCCAGCCACAATCCCCCTGAATTCAACGGATTTAAAATCTGGGGTAATGATACAACCATTCATACTGACGATATCCAGCAGATCTGCCAAATCATGAAATCCGGTAACTTTGCCGAAGGTTCAGGCATAGCTTCCCATCATGATATTGTGCCTTATTATATTGAAGATCTGCTTTCCGGTATCAAAATAAAACGACCAGTGAAAATTGTTTTGGACGGCGGCAACGGGGCCGGCGGACACATAGCCCTAAAACTGCTGCGTCAGGCCGGAGCAGAAGTAATCCCTTTATATTGTACACCGGACGGAGATTTTCCAAACCATCATCCGGACCCTGTAGTTGAAGCCTACATGGGAGACCTGCTTAAAGCTGTAGTTGAACACGGGGCCGAGGCCGGAATAGGTCTGGACGGCGATGCTGACCGCATCGGAGCCGTTGATGAAAACGGCAGGCTCATGCCCGGCGACAGACTGCTTGCCATCTATGCCCGAGAAATGCTCAGCCGCAAGCCCGGCGAAACAGTCGTGGCCGATGTAAAATGCAGCCATCTTTTATTTGAGGACATTGAAAAACATGGCGGCAGGCAGATTATGGCCCGCACAGGTCATTCCATTATGAAAGCAAAAATGGCTGAAACCGGAGCGGGACTGGGCGGTGAAATGAGCGGGCATATTTTCTTTGCCGATCGTTTCTACGGTTTTGATGACGGAATATACTCCGCCCTGCGGCTGATTGAAATTCTAGCCCATGAAAAACAGCCCCTGTCAAAAATGCTAAGTGACTGGCCGGAAACTTTTTTCACTCCTGAATTACGCATAGACTGTCCGGAAAAAATTAAATTTGAGCTGGTTGAAAAAGCTGCGCAGCGACTGGCAGAAGAATACAATGTCATTGATATCGACGGGGTGCGCGTTGTTTTTGAAGATGGATGGGCACTGGTAAGAGCCTCCAACACTCAAGCGGCACTTACACTGCGTTTCGAAGCGTCATCTGCAAAGCGGATGGAGGAGATCAAAGGTATAATTGAATCACTTCTGGACAAACTCACGCATGAATTGACTGGTTAA
- a CDS encoding AMP-binding protein — translation MEKTHLREITLGGLLDEAVEKWPDNEAVVYVDRDFRLTYREFGELVDELAMGLMALGIKKGEKVAVWATNVPYWVALQFATAKIGAILLTVNTFYRTTELEYLLKQSECENLVIIDGFREIDYLQTTYELIPELRTQERGYLKSEKFPDLKRVFFLGQEKHRGMYSMSEVVNLSSVVSDEEFEERQATLDPHDVVNMQYTSGTTGFPKGVQLTHYNIGNNGYWIGRNQDFQPGDRLCLPVPLFHCFGCVLGVLAAVNHGTTMVILEGFDPLLVMASIDQEKCTALYGVPTMFIAILEHKFFEKFDYSSLRTGIMAGSPCPVEVMKKVMDKMSMKDITICYGLTEASPVMTQTRMEDDIVRRTESVGRAMPEIEVAIFNPETGEKCAHGETGEICCRGYNVMKGYYNNPEASASAVDVDGWLHSGDLGTMDEGGYVAVTGRLKDMIIRGGENIYPREIEEFLYTMNGILDVQVAGVPSVKFGEQVGAFIILKDGVEMTSQDVIDFCRGKIARYKIPKFITFLDAYPMTASGKIQKYKLRDMAQELYPDA, via the coding sequence ATGGAAAAAACACATCTCAGGGAAATAACACTCGGTGGGCTTCTGGATGAGGCTGTTGAAAAATGGCCAGACAATGAAGCTGTAGTATACGTTGATCGCGATTTTCGTCTCACTTACCGTGAATTCGGTGAACTGGTGGATGAGCTGGCTATGGGCCTTATGGCTCTGGGCATCAAAAAAGGTGAAAAAGTTGCTGTCTGGGCTACCAACGTGCCTTACTGGGTGGCATTGCAGTTCGCCACCGCCAAGATCGGGGCTATTCTGCTTACAGTCAATACTTTCTACCGCACAACCGAACTTGAGTACCTGCTCAAGCAGTCTGAGTGCGAAAATCTGGTCATCATCGATGGATTCAGGGAAATTGACTACCTCCAGACCACCTACGAACTTATTCCGGAACTGCGTACTCAGGAACGCGGTTACCTTAAAAGCGAAAAGTTCCCGGACCTTAAAAGAGTTTTCTTTCTGGGGCAGGAAAAGCATCGCGGTATGTACTCCATGTCCGAAGTTGTCAACCTCTCCTCCGTTGTCAGCGATGAAGAATTTGAAGAAAGACAGGCCACTCTTGATCCGCATGACGTAGTTAATATGCAGTACACATCCGGCACCACCGGATTTCCGAAAGGAGTACAGCTCACTCACTACAATATCGGAAACAACGGTTACTGGATCGGCAGGAATCAGGATTTTCAGCCCGGTGACCGTCTTTGTCTGCCTGTTCCTCTTTTTCACTGTTTCGGCTGCGTTCTCGGCGTGCTGGCTGCGGTTAATCATGGTACTACCATGGTCATCCTTGAAGGTTTTGATCCCTTGCTGGTTATGGCTTCAATTGATCAGGAAAAATGTACCGCTCTTTACGGCGTGCCGACCATGTTCATTGCCATTCTTGAGCACAAGTTTTTCGAGAAGTTTGATTATTCCTCACTGCGCACCGGAATCATGGCAGGTTCTCCCTGTCCCGTTGAAGTGATGAAGAAAGTCATGGATAAAATGAGCATGAAGGATATCACCATCTGCTACGGTCTGACCGAGGCTTCTCCGGTTATGACTCAGACCCGTATGGAGGACGATATCGTTCGCCGTACTGAATCTGTCGGGCGGGCTATGCCTGAAATTGAAGTTGCTATCTTCAATCCCGAAACAGGTGAAAAATGCGCCCATGGTGAAACCGGAGAAATCTGCTGCCGTGGTTATAACGTCATGAAGGGATATTACAACAATCCTGAGGCATCGGCTTCTGCGGTTGATGTTGACGGCTGGCTTCATTCCGGTGACCTCGGAACTATGGATGAAGGTGGCTACGTTGCAGTTACCGGACGTCTCAAAGATATGATCATTCGTGGCGGGGAAAATATCTACCCCCGTGAAATTGAAGAATTCCTGTACACCATGAACGGGATTCTTGATGTTCAGGTCGCAGGTGTGCCCAGCGTAAAGTTCGGCGAGCAGGTCGGCGCATTCATCATCCTTAAAGATGGAGTGGAAATGACTTCTCAGGATGTAATTGATTTCTGCCGCGGTAAGATCGCCCGTTATAAGATTCCAAAGTTTATTACTTTCCTTGATGCTTACCCTATGACAGCAAGCGGCAAGATTCAGAAATACAAACTGAGGGACATGGCGCAGGAACTGTACCCCGACGCATAG
- the glf gene encoding UDP-galactopyranose mutase, whose protein sequence is MNYKHLIVGAGITGSIIARCIAEKGERVLIIDSRDHIGGNCHSRFDAQTGVEVHSYGTHIFHTDERRVWDFLRRFTQFNSYRHKVVTTYEGRTYHMPVNLQTINSFFGISLKPYEVEGFIRKQSEKENITDPQNLEEKAISLIGRELYEAFVKGYTLKQWECDPKELPVEIITRLPFRHNYECDYFTCRYQGLPWDGYEKMFENMLDHELIDVQLNTDFFDIKGEAGEDCTVYYSGPIDKYFDYCHGELTWRSLRFEYDVEDVADFQGTSVMNYADIDVPYTRVHEYQHLHPERENKSGRTVVAREYSMKWQQGEEPYYPVNTQEDADRMELYRKEAAKLDKVHFLGRLGRYKYYDMDKAVLAALEFCDTALVQS, encoded by the coding sequence ATGAACTACAAACACTTGATTGTGGGGGCAGGCATAACCGGTTCAATAATAGCCAGATGCATCGCGGAAAAAGGTGAGCGGGTGCTGATTATTGATAGCCGGGACCACATCGGCGGCAACTGTCACAGCCGGTTTGATGCGCAGACAGGTGTTGAAGTACACAGTTACGGGACTCATATATTTCATACGGATGAACGCAGGGTCTGGGACTTTCTGAGAAGGTTTACGCAGTTCAATAGCTATCGGCACAAGGTTGTTACTACTTACGAAGGTCGTACTTACCATATGCCTGTGAACTTGCAGACTATTAATTCTTTTTTCGGGATTAGTCTGAAACCTTACGAGGTTGAAGGTTTTATCCGTAAACAAAGTGAAAAAGAAAATATTACTGATCCGCAAAATCTTGAAGAAAAAGCCATCAGCCTGATCGGGCGCGAATTATATGAAGCATTTGTTAAGGGCTACACTTTGAAACAGTGGGAATGCGACCCTAAAGAACTGCCTGTTGAGATTATCACCAGACTCCCTTTCCGCCATAATTATGAATGTGACTACTTCACCTGCCGCTATCAGGGGTTGCCGTGGGACGGCTATGAAAAGATGTTTGAAAATATGCTGGATCATGAACTGATTGATGTTCAGCTCAATACTGATTTTTTTGATATAAAGGGCGAAGCAGGGGAAGATTGCACTGTTTATTATTCAGGGCCTATTGATAAATATTTTGACTATTGTCACGGTGAACTGACCTGGCGGTCACTCCGTTTTGAATATGATGTGGAAGATGTTGCGGATTTTCAGGGGACTTCGGTTATGAACTATGCTGATATTGATGTGCCGTACACAAGGGTGCATGAATATCAGCATCTGCACCCTGAAAGAGAGAACAAGAGCGGCAGGACTGTCGTTGCCCGGGAATACTCCATGAAGTGGCAGCAGGGTGAGGAACCATACTACCCCGTGAATACGCAGGAAGATGCGGATAGAATGGAACTGTATCGCAAAGAAGCCGCAAAACTGGATAAAGTGCATTTCCTTGGACGATTAGGCCGGTATAAATATTATGACATGGATAAGGCGGTGTTGGCCGCACTGGAGTTTTGTGACACGGCTCTGGTGCAAAGTTGA